A window from Lagopus muta isolate bLagMut1 chromosome 5, bLagMut1 primary, whole genome shotgun sequence encodes these proteins:
- the ZFAND4 gene encoding AN1-type zinc finger protein 4 isoform X1: MANKKEPPFFNEDNMGPFHYKLPFYETMELFIETLTGTCFELRVSPFETVISVKAKIQRLEGIPISQQHLIWNNVELKDDYCLNDYNISEGCTLKLVLAMRGGPINTRRVPVEDPIREIAEYMDPSRDEIWEKGPSNKQVTFLVYREGDHLNFFRVVDRGDGTLTPLSESLSGGSVYNLYADDEDETEASPSGQQIIENSITMNKMKLLKAKMENMNLSKKPKKTVKVKPRPPTAPRPSTGSAAAARHRFLRVLPHIGQSCLPPSGNAYPSESSQNALTALASLATTGRTMPSSANDFLKEGNTWQSNSWSQSVGSIRLPPKISRVELENAKVPTNSILTPVSSLSANLEKASDSVTSATEEDSVLYPNLTNVELCGTEEKLLSETDSFTLFTEANTTEQCSEIHKTGKVNSELELADGDEESKVIEQHKKPISKILSTAAMGTGLLSTRQLSPQKSMLLSPLWYSSQVAHHSSLKPQTQPKCFESCNLRTTTSPDTLRSLEVRSIADSSFSRTARFHSMKLDSLSKRPDIIAKAEARGIADVANKATKEPVSSVNNLGFLASLARSASRESSQSSYGTGRFRTSGIALPTNLQNFHEESFRKTAPPNEAAEYILSARGLGMNGSNAAVGKRVAGEVTHLPPVNGSIQAKKKISKHCFLCGKKTGLATSYECRCGNNFCATHRYAETHTCTYDYKSAGRRYLQETNPIVSAPKLPKI, translated from the exons ATGGCCAACAAGAAGGAGCCTCCTTTCTTCAATGAGGATAACATGGGGCCGTTTCACTACAAACTCCCCTTTTATGAAACCATGGAGCTCTTCATTGAAACGCTCACAGGGACGTGCTTCGAGCTGCGCGTTTCGCCCTTTGAAACCGTGATTTCCGTCAAAGCAAAGATTCAGAGGCTGGAAG GTATTCCCATCTCCCAGCAGCACTTAATTTGGAATAATGTGGAACTCAAAGATGACTATTGTTTGAACGATTATAA catttcagaaggCTGCACTCTGAAGTTAGTTCTGGCTATGCGAGGTGGACCTATTAACACTAGGAGAG TTCCTGTAGAAGACCCTATAAGGGAAATAGCTGAATACATGGATCCCAGCAGAGATGAGATCTGGGAGAAAGGGCCATCTAACAAACAAGTTACCTTCTTAGTATATCGAGAAGGAGATCACTTGAATTTCTTCCGTGTAGTAGACCGAGGAGATGGTACTTTAACTCCATTGTCTGAATCTTTGAG tggtGGTTCAGTTTATAACTTATATGCTGATGATGAAGATGAGACAGAGGCATCACCTTCTGGCCAACAGATTATTGAAAATTCAATTACtatgaataaaatgaaactgCTCAAGGCGAAGATGGAAAACATGAATCTAAGTAAAAAG cCCAAAAAGACTGTCAAGGTGAAACCTCGTCCTCCAACAGCTCCTCGACCATCCACTGGCTCGGCGGCTGCTGCTCGCCACCGGTTTTTAAGAGTGCTCCCTCATATTGGACAGTCCTGCCTACCTCCTTCTGGGAATGCATATCCTTCAGAGTCTTCTCAAAATGCACTTACAGCACTGGCTTCTTTGGCCACGACTGGTAGAACAATGCCATCCTCAGCTAATGACTTTCTTAAGGAAGGCAACACTTGGCAGAGCAATTCTTGGTCTCAGTCAGTTGGTAGCATCAGGTTACCACCCAAAATATCTCGTGTTGAACTAGAAAATGCAAAAGTACCTACAAATAGTATTTTGACTCCTGTTTCGTCTCTGTCTGCAAATTTGGAAAAAGCATCTGACAGTGTGACTTCAGCAACAGAGGAAGATTCTGTTTTGTATCCAAATCTAACAAATGTAGAACTGTGtggaacagaggaaaaacttCTGTCTGAAACAGATAGTTTCACGTTGTTTACAGAAGCAAACACCACTGAACAGTGTAGTGAGATACATAAGACAGGAAAGGTGAACTCGGAACTTGAACTGGCTGATGGAGATGAAGAATCTAAGGTTATAGAACAGCACAAAAAACCTATAAGTAAAATACTGAGCACTGCAGCGATGGGAACTGGACTTCTCAGTACTCGTCAATTAAGTCCTCAAAAAAGTATGCTTTTGTCACCTCTTTGGTATTCATCGCAAGTGGCACATCATAGTTCTTTGAAACCACAAACACAACCCAAATGCTTTGAGTCTTGTAACTTGAGAACTACAACCTCACCAGACACACTCCGATCCTTGGAAGTCCGTAGTATAGCAGATTCCTCTTTTTCTAGGACTGCTAGATTTCACAGCATGAAACTAGATTCGCTTAGCAAAAGACCTGATATAATTGCTAAAGCAGAAGCCAGAGGCATTGCAGATGTGGCTAACAAGGCAACCAAAGAACCTGTGAGTTCTGTAAATAACTTAGGATTTCTAGCTTCGCTGGCCCGAAGTGCAAGCAGGGAAAGTTCACAGAGTTCTTATGGGACTGGGAGGTTTCGGACTTCTGGTATTGCACTACCTACAAACCTGCAGAATTTTCATGAAGAAAGCTTTAGGAAAACTGCTCCTCCAAATGAAGCTGCTGAATATATCCTA tctgcGCGTGGGCTTGGAATGAATGGAAGTAATGCAGCTGTAGGGAAAAGAGTAG CAGGTGAAGTAACCCATCTTCCACCTGTGAATGGCTCAAttcaagcaaaaaagaaaatttcaaagcaCTGCTTTCTCTGTGGCAAGAAAACTGGATTGGCAACCAGCTATGAGTGCAG
- the ZFAND4 gene encoding AN1-type zinc finger protein 4 isoform X2 has protein sequence MANKKEPPFFNEDNMGPFHYKLPFYETMELFIETLTGTCFELRVSPFETVISVKAKIQRLEGIPISQQHLIWNNVELKDDYCLNDYNISEGCTLKLVLAMRGGPINTRRVPVEDPIREIAEYMDPSRDEIWEKGPSNKQVTFLVYREGDHLNFFRVVDRGDGTLTPLSESLSGGSVYNLYADDEDETEASPSGQQIIENSITMNKMKLLKAKMENMNLSKKPKKTVKVKPRPPTAPRPSTGSAAAARHRFLRVLPHIGQSCLPPSGNAYPSESSQNALTALASLATTGRTMPSSANDFLKEGNTWQSNSWSQSVGSIRLPPKISRVELENAKVPTNSILTPVSSLSANLEKASDSVTSATEEDSVLYPNLTNVELCGTEEKLLSETDSFTLFTEANTTEQCSEIHKTGKVNSELELADGDEESKVIEQHKKPISKILSTAAMGTGLLSTRQLSPQKSMLLSPLWYSSQVAHHSSLKPQTQPKCFESCNLRTTTSPDTLRSLEVRSIADSSFSRTARFHSMKLDSLSKRPDIIAKAEARGIADVANKATKEPVSSVNNLGFLASLARSASRESSQSSYGTGRFRTSGIALPTNLQNFHEESFRKTAPPNEAAEYILSARGLGMNGSNAAVGKRVGEVTHLPPVNGSIQAKKKISKHCFLCGKKTGLATSYECRCGNNFCATHRYAETHTCTYDYKSAGRRYLQETNPIVSAPKLPKI, from the exons ATGGCCAACAAGAAGGAGCCTCCTTTCTTCAATGAGGATAACATGGGGCCGTTTCACTACAAACTCCCCTTTTATGAAACCATGGAGCTCTTCATTGAAACGCTCACAGGGACGTGCTTCGAGCTGCGCGTTTCGCCCTTTGAAACCGTGATTTCCGTCAAAGCAAAGATTCAGAGGCTGGAAG GTATTCCCATCTCCCAGCAGCACTTAATTTGGAATAATGTGGAACTCAAAGATGACTATTGTTTGAACGATTATAA catttcagaaggCTGCACTCTGAAGTTAGTTCTGGCTATGCGAGGTGGACCTATTAACACTAGGAGAG TTCCTGTAGAAGACCCTATAAGGGAAATAGCTGAATACATGGATCCCAGCAGAGATGAGATCTGGGAGAAAGGGCCATCTAACAAACAAGTTACCTTCTTAGTATATCGAGAAGGAGATCACTTGAATTTCTTCCGTGTAGTAGACCGAGGAGATGGTACTTTAACTCCATTGTCTGAATCTTTGAG tggtGGTTCAGTTTATAACTTATATGCTGATGATGAAGATGAGACAGAGGCATCACCTTCTGGCCAACAGATTATTGAAAATTCAATTACtatgaataaaatgaaactgCTCAAGGCGAAGATGGAAAACATGAATCTAAGTAAAAAG cCCAAAAAGACTGTCAAGGTGAAACCTCGTCCTCCAACAGCTCCTCGACCATCCACTGGCTCGGCGGCTGCTGCTCGCCACCGGTTTTTAAGAGTGCTCCCTCATATTGGACAGTCCTGCCTACCTCCTTCTGGGAATGCATATCCTTCAGAGTCTTCTCAAAATGCACTTACAGCACTGGCTTCTTTGGCCACGACTGGTAGAACAATGCCATCCTCAGCTAATGACTTTCTTAAGGAAGGCAACACTTGGCAGAGCAATTCTTGGTCTCAGTCAGTTGGTAGCATCAGGTTACCACCCAAAATATCTCGTGTTGAACTAGAAAATGCAAAAGTACCTACAAATAGTATTTTGACTCCTGTTTCGTCTCTGTCTGCAAATTTGGAAAAAGCATCTGACAGTGTGACTTCAGCAACAGAGGAAGATTCTGTTTTGTATCCAAATCTAACAAATGTAGAACTGTGtggaacagaggaaaaacttCTGTCTGAAACAGATAGTTTCACGTTGTTTACAGAAGCAAACACCACTGAACAGTGTAGTGAGATACATAAGACAGGAAAGGTGAACTCGGAACTTGAACTGGCTGATGGAGATGAAGAATCTAAGGTTATAGAACAGCACAAAAAACCTATAAGTAAAATACTGAGCACTGCAGCGATGGGAACTGGACTTCTCAGTACTCGTCAATTAAGTCCTCAAAAAAGTATGCTTTTGTCACCTCTTTGGTATTCATCGCAAGTGGCACATCATAGTTCTTTGAAACCACAAACACAACCCAAATGCTTTGAGTCTTGTAACTTGAGAACTACAACCTCACCAGACACACTCCGATCCTTGGAAGTCCGTAGTATAGCAGATTCCTCTTTTTCTAGGACTGCTAGATTTCACAGCATGAAACTAGATTCGCTTAGCAAAAGACCTGATATAATTGCTAAAGCAGAAGCCAGAGGCATTGCAGATGTGGCTAACAAGGCAACCAAAGAACCTGTGAGTTCTGTAAATAACTTAGGATTTCTAGCTTCGCTGGCCCGAAGTGCAAGCAGGGAAAGTTCACAGAGTTCTTATGGGACTGGGAGGTTTCGGACTTCTGGTATTGCACTACCTACAAACCTGCAGAATTTTCATGAAGAAAGCTTTAGGAAAACTGCTCCTCCAAATGAAGCTGCTGAATATATCCTA tctgcGCGTGGGCTTGGAATGAATGGAAGTAATGCAGCTGTAGGGAAAAGAGTAG GTGAAGTAACCCATCTTCCACCTGTGAATGGCTCAAttcaagcaaaaaagaaaatttcaaagcaCTGCTTTCTCTGTGGCAAGAAAACTGGATTGGCAACCAGCTATGAGTGCAG